The following nucleotide sequence is from Nitrospira sp..
CGGCCTCCCATTCGTCATGGCCGAAGTAGGCATGGCGGGCTCCGGCGGCGAGAATGAGATAGTCATAGGCCACCGCCGCGCCGTCGTTGAGTTGCACGTTGCGGGCAGCGAGGTCGATCCCGACCACCTCGCCCAGGATGGTGTGCAGGTTGCGCGCCGGCTGCAGGATGCGGCGCAACGAGGAGGCGATTTCGCCGGGAGACAGCACGCCTAGCGCCACCTGGTAGAGCAGGGGTTGAAAGGTGTGATGGTTCTTGCGGTCGATCAGGGTGACGGCCACCGCCTTATTCGACAGGCCTTTGGCCGCATAGAGCCCTCCGAACCCCCCGCCGACGATGACGACCCTCGGAATCTGCGCACCACGTATAGGCATGTTCCCAATGCGCCGAGCCTCAATACCCCACCGTGAAGCGCTGCCGGACATGTGTTGGTCTCTCCACCTCATCGATCATCGCCATCGCATAATCCTGGGTCGAGATGCGGCTCGTTCCGTTCGTATCCACCAGCATCTGATCCTTCCCGAGCCGGAACCTCCCGGTACGGGGTCCTGGCGACAGGTCGGCAGACGGGGAGAGAAACGACCAGTCAAGGCCAGATTCCTGGCGTAGCATGTTCAGGGCCTCTCGGGTGGCGAGCGCGCCCTGTTTATACTCGGCGGGAAAACCCGGCAGATCCAAGGCCTGAATGCCCGGCTTCACTTCCAGGCTGCCGGCGCCCCCTACGAATAACAATCGCTTCACGCCGGCCCTTTTCACACCATCGATGATGGCTTGCGTGCCCTTTACCTGAAGATTGTAGATGTCCGCATTGCCCCAGCCCGGATTGAAGGCGCTGATCACGGCATCATGGCCCGCAACCAAACGGGCCACGCCGTCAACATTGTAGACATCTCCTTTCCGGGAGTGCAGCTTCGCATGCGGTTGCAACTTCTCGGGGTCACGAACGATGGCCGTGACCTCATGGCCGCGATCCAAGGCTTCTTTCAATATGGCCGAGCCTACAAACCCACTGGCGCCGATCAATACGATTTTCATAGGAACCTCTTGCTCTCCATCGAATCTCCTGCCTGGTCTTTAATGCCCGCCACCGCCGATGTCGGCCCCGTGCATATCGATGACCATTCCCGCTTCATTCAGTTCAACAGTGATCAATTCGCCCTCTGCCATTCCCTTTGTCTTCTGTCTTTCTTCCGCCAGCGGAAACACTTGCTCGCCATCCGGCGTTTGCAGCTTAATCTGCCTTTTCATCCGACCGACGTGGATGAGTTTACCGGTTATGTATCGATGTGTTCCTTCCTTCCCCTTGAGGTGCATGTCGATAATGTAATTGTTCTCATCCAACACCACGATGAGTTCATCCCCCGCTTTGAACGGCTCCTGCCCGTGGCGTCGAGCCATGTTTTCATTGAGTTGGTGTGTCGCTCCCTTCGGTGTCGTCACCACGAACACCCCGGCCTTTTTCGTGACCACGCTGGTGAACTGCGTGTGGCCTCGTGCAAGATCCTCTGCCCCAGTCGCCGCGTCGCCGCCGACTGGGGCGACGAGACATGTGTCGAGAACCGTCGACCACGCGAGTTGCGGGAATCTACCACGAAGCATGAACCCTCCTCTGTTGGTTACCGGTGATTACCGATTTCGCTCCCATAGCCTGGCGGAACAAAGGCAACATCGGCATTTCCGGAATCCGCCTTTCAGGATGTGAGTTCGGCCTTCAGGCAGTGCTTCGGCGGCTTTCCCATACCCCGTCGAAACGCTCACAACATCGCGAATAGCGAACGACGAATGCCTGATGACAATTCTTTCCGGAACCTCCCGCTTCAGCATTGGGCGTGTCCATGTGCGAATAACGGCAGGCCCGCGCCGCTCGTGTAACGTCGCGGTTCCTTCCATCTGCTATACCCATCCTACTCCTCCGAATTTTTGACTGCTACACGGGCGATTCAGCATATGTGACGAACCGCTCTCGATTTCTCGTATGTGCTCCGGATTGACGCGCACGTAGACGGACACCTCCTGAACCGTCCTGGCGAGCAATCCATCCGGCATTTTTTGAGCTCCGCGCCGGTAACAGCTGGCCTCTCCGTGCTGATACCGCGGTCCTGCGCAATCACGGCGGCCGTCTTGGGATGATCGCCGATGATCATCATCGACTCGATGTCGGCGCCCGTTCTCGGCTAAGACCGGGGGAATCTCCCGGCAAGGGCACGCGAGATGTGACCCGACGGCGCAAGCCTGCCTGTCCCAGCAGGTAGGCGCTGACGGGTGCGGTTATGAATAGAAACAGTGTGATGAGGAGTTCGCGCAGGCTGAAGTCCCGCCCAACGCCGTGAACGATGGCGGCCAGCAACATGCCGCCGACGCCCAGGGTCGTGGCCTTCGTCGGGCCATGCAGCCGCATGAAGAAATCCGGCAGGCGAATGAGCCCGATCGCACCGACGAGAATGAAGAAGCTGCCGACCAGCAGCAACAGGGACACGATGATGTCGAGCATGTGATTACTCTCCAATATTGCCACGGGCGAGGTAGCGCGCCAATGCCACCGTCGCGACGAACCCGATCATCGCGATGAGAAGCGCCGCTTCGAAAAATACGGACGTGGACTGGTGAATGTCCAGCACGATCAGCAGCGCAATGGTGTTGATATACAGCGTATCGAATGCCAAGACCCGATCGGCCGGATCAGGGCCACGCAACAGACGCAGAGTACAGAGTATGATCGCGAGCGCGATGGAACCGAAGGCGATAGAGAGCGCGACCGTCAGCATTCCAACATGTCCATGATCGGACGCTCGTAGCGCTCCTTGATCCTGGCGACGAAATACTGCTCATCTTCCAAGTGGAGCACGTGTAGAAGCAGGGTACGGGAATCCGGCGACAACGCGATTGACAGCGAGCCTGGCACGATGGATACGACGCTGGCAAACAGCGCGATCGCATGCGGGTGAGTCACGGCGAGCGGGACGTGCACGAAGCCCGGTCGCAGGCTTGGGACCGGCCCGAGCACTAGGCGCGCGACCGCAATGTTCGCCAGCACGATATCCCACGCCACCAATCCGGCGAAGCGCAAGGCGGTTCCGATCGAGCGGATTCCAGGCAGTTCGCCTAGGAGCGGCGCCGTGAGATGCGGGATGGCGACCGCGAGGAGGAGGGCCAGAATGAGTTGAGGCGGCGAGATCCCGACCAGCGCCAACCAGCAGGCCGCGAGCGACAGCGACAGCACCGGAAATGGAAACACCTTGTTCACCGGGGGCCTCCCGTCGTATGGGACCGGACAAGAGCATCTCGTTGAGGTCCGAGGACCGCATCGACGTAGGAGGCCGGCGAGAGCAGTTGCGCCGCCGTTTCATCGGTGTACTGTTTGATCGGCGCCGCGAACAGGACCAGAAGCAGGCTACAGGCCGCGAGCGCCCCCAGCGCCATCCATTCGCCGACGCGCGGGGCATGGACCGGGCCGACCGGGAGCGGTTCCGTCACATTCCACAGCACGATGCTGCCTGCTCGCGCACAGCCGACCAGCATGAGCACGCTCGTCACCATGATGACCATCCATATCGGCACGATCGCGATCGCATCCTTCGCGCTTTGCAGCACCATGACCTTCCCGAGAAATCCGGACAAGGGCGGGACGCCCGCCACCGTGGCTCCGGCGAAGAGAAACGCAAGACCGAGCGCCGCCGCGCGACGGATCTGCGGACCCGGATGGATCTGGTCAGTCATGTCGCCGCGGCCGCGTCCGATCAGATCGCCGACGAGGAAGAGAAGGGCAATGACGATGGTCGAGTGCGCGAGATAATAAAGCCCGGCAGAGAAGGCTGCCACGCCGCCGATCGCCACGGCAGTGAGGATTGTGCCGACCGACGCGATGGTCAAATACGCGGTCAGAGTGGCGAGGCGCCCGGCGCCGAATGCGCCCAGTGCGCCCAGCGCAAGGGTGATGAGGGCACAGGGCAGGAGCCAGGGAGAGGTCAACTCCATCACGACGCCAGCCCAGGCGCCATAGACCAGTGTGGTGATCCTAATGATCGCGTAGACACCGACCTTCGTCATGATCGAAAAGAGCGCCGCGACAGGGGCGGGCGCATTCGAATAGACCGCAGGTAGCCAGAAGTACAGGGGGAAGAGCGCGGCTTTAATGGAAAACACCCCGAGCAGCAGCAGGCCCGCAGTTCGCGCCAGCGCCACGTCCTCCGTCCGCATCTGGGCCATGCGCTCGGCCAGATGCGCCAAGTTGAGCGTCCCCGTGACGCCGTAGAGCAGGCCGACCGCGATGAGAAAGACACTGGAGGCGGCGATGTTGATCGCGGCATAGTGCAACGTTGCGCGCAGGCGCTCTGCAATCAGGCCCTGCAATGAGAGACAATAGGAGGCGATCAACAGAATTTCGAAGAAGACGAAGAGATTGAACAGATCTCCCGCAAGGAACGCCCCGTTCAGCCCCATCAGCTGAAACAGAAAGAGCGGGTGAAAGTATTGTCCGCGCGCATCCCAGGCTTGCGCCGAATAGAGCAGCACCGAGAGGGCGAGCAGCGCCGTCAGCAGAAGCATGAACGCGGAGAGACGGTCTGCGACCAACACGATTCCAAAAGGCGCCGGCCAATTGCCGACCTGGCAGACGAGCGGCGTACCGGCTTCCGCTTGCGCCAGGACGGCAATCGCTGCCGCGAAAAGACCCAGCGTGGCCGCCGCACTGAGCGCGCGCACCAGAACCACCGGTGCGCGCTGCAGGACGAGGAGCAGTGCGGCGGTGAACGCGGGGAGGACGATCTGCAGCGCGAGCAGGTGATTCATGGCTTACCCGCCGGCCTGGAAACGGCCTCCGGCTCAACCCCGTCCACATGATCACTCCCCGTCTGATGCCAGGTGCGCACTGCGAGCGCCATGAGAAAACCCGTCATGCCGAAACTGATGACGATGGCCGTCAACACTAGCGCCTGCGGTATGGGGTCGGCGTATCCGGCCGCTTCTGGTGAGAGGATGGGTGGTGCGCCGGAGGTCAGCCTTCCCATGGACAGGATGAACAGGTTGACGGCATAGGAGAGCAACGACAAGCCAAGTACCACCGGGAACGTGCGCCCACGCAGAACAAGATACAGGCCGCAGGCGGTGACGATCCCAAGCGCGCTGGCGATCATCAGCTCCATCACAGGACCTCGCCGGTTGAGGACAGCTTGCGCCTGGCCTTCCCAAGGGCGGTCACTGTCAGGAGCGTCGTCCCAAGCACCGTCATAAACACGCCGAGGTCGAACGCCGTGGCGCTGGCGAGCGGAATCTCTCCCAACAACGGCACATGCGGATGGACGGCTACGCTGGTGAGAAAGGGCGCGCCCGTAAACATGCCGATGAAACCGGTCAAGGCGGCGAGCAACAGGCCGAAACCGAGCAGGATTCTGAAGTCGATGCGTATGCGGGTCAGCGTGTGCTGGAGGCCCTCGCCCATGTACTGCATGATGAGCGCGATCGCGACGACGAGCCCGGCAAGAAATCCGCCGCCCGGCCGATTGTGGCCCCGCAGAAACAGATAGATGGCCACAAGGATGGTAAACGGCATCAGCAGTCGCGCCGCCACCGCGAACATGGTGCCGGTCGCTTCGGATGGTCTTGTGAAGACAGGCCGCTCGACGCGCAGTCCCGCCGTCACTATCCAGGCTCCCATCGCAGCCAGGCTCAGGACGGTGATCTCGCCGAACGTATCGAAGCCGCGGAAGTCAACGAGCAGCACGTTCACGACATTAGCCCCGCCCCCCCGCGGCAGGCTGTTCGCCAGGAAGTACCAGGCGATGGATTCCTGACCGCGCGTCAGAACAGCCCAGGATAACGCCGCGACACCGGTTCCGGCTGCGACCGCAAGGACGGCATCGCGAAGTTTGCGCCGCCGCTTCGACTCCGCGGGTGTCGACTGCGGCAGAAGCGCCAGGGCCATGAGCATCACCAGGGTCGTGACGACCTCGACAGCGAGTTGTGTCAACGCGAGGTCTGGAGCGGAAAAATACGCAAAGGCGACCGACACGGCCAGGCCGACGACGCCAGCCAGTATGACGGCCACGACCCGCTCGCTATGAAACCAGACGGTGCCGAGCGCGGCCGCGATCGCGGCGCCCCACAGGACGAGAGCCAGCGGCATCACCGGGGTCGCCTCCACCACTACAGCCTCGAACCCAAACTGGAGGAACGGCCACAAGCCGAGTCCGATCACCGCCGCGATGGTGAGCGCGAGATAACGCTGGAGCGAACCGTTCTCCATCCGGCTGGTAAGGCGGCCCGCGACGGCAATCAGACCATCGTAAGCGTGCTGGAAGAGCAGCCGTCCCGCATAGCGCACCGGCACGTGAAGATGCAGATCGTATCGGCGCCGTAACAGCCAATAGACCACCGCGCCGCCGGCGAGCGCGACCACACTCATGAGCAACGGCAGGGTGAAGCCATGCCACAACGCGATCTCATAGACAGGCAACGCGTCGCCGATCACGTCCCGCGCCGCCACATTCACCAGGGGTGCAACGGTGTAAGCGGGCAACACACCGACCGCGATGCATACCATCGCCAGCACTTCAGCCGGCACCTTCATGTAGCGTGGCGGCTTACCGGGGGTGTGCGGGAGGTCGTGCGGTTCATCGAAAAACACGTCGTGAATGAAGCGCACGGAATAGGCCACGCTGAACATCGAACCCAGTATGACCAGGGCCGGGCCCATCCCCCCGAGCAGAGGAAGATGCTCCAGATCGAGCGCTTCGGCAAAGAACATTTCCTTGGATAGGAACCCGTTGAAGAGCGGCACGCCGGCCATGGCCGACGCCGCCACAATCGCCAGGACTGAAGTTTGCGGCATGTACCGCCAGAGGCCGCCCAGCCGCCGCATGTCACGAGTCCCGCACTCGTGATCGATGATCCCCGCCGCCATGAAGAGCGACGCCTTGAAGGTCGCATGGTTGCCGATATGAAAAATGGCGGCCACCGAGGACATCGGCGTATCCAGCCCCATGAGAAACGTAATGAGGCCGAGGTGGCTGATCGTTGAGTAGGCGAGCAGGCCCTTCAAGTCGTGCCTGAATACCGCCACATAGGCACCGAACAAGAAGGTTGTGAGACCGACGGTGGTCGTCACGTATTCGAACACGAGGTTCCCACCCACCAAAGGATAGAGCCGCGCGAGCAGAAACACTCCGGCTTTCACCATCGTGGCAGAGTGCAGATAGGCCGACACAGGCGTGGGCGCGGCCATTGCCGCCGGCAGCCAGAAATGAAACGGAAACTGCGCCGATTTAGTGAACACACCCACTAGAATCAGCACCAGCGCGACATTGAACGAAGAATGGCTTCGGATACCCTCGCCCGCCGAGAACCACCTTGTGAGCTCGAAGCTTCCTGCGATATTGCCGATCAGCAGCACCCCTGCGAGCAGAGCGAGTCCGCCGGCGCTGGTGACGGCAAGCGCCATGCGCGCACCCTGGCGAGCCAGCGGGCTGTGAGTCCAAAAACCGATGAGCAGGAAGGAGACCAGGCTCGTTAGTTCCCAGAACATGACGAGCAGCAGGACGTTTTCGGACAGCACGACGCCCAGCATAGCGGTCATGAACAACATGAGCAGCGCATACAACCTGCCGATGCGATCCTCCGGAGCCAGATAATAGCGCGCATAGAGGATGACGAGCAGCCCGATGCCGAGGATAAGCAGTGCGAAAAGAAGGCCGAGCCCATCCAGCCTGAACGACAGGTTGAGGCCGAGCTCCGGCAACCACGGCTGGCTTATGAGGAATTCCTCGCCGACGAGCACCTCCGGGACCGTCCCAGCCAGCAGGGCCAGACTTGCGGCGACCGGCAAGGCGGCGGCCCAGGCGGCGGCGGTGAACCCGCGGCGTTGGGCAAGCAGCGTGGCGGCGGCGAGCAATGGAAGCAGCATGATGCTCGGTAGCGTCATGGCGTCAGCGCAAGGCCCGCTCATGGACTACAAGCACGTCACATTTCGAATCGGCGAGGACATGGCGCATGACGCTCCCGAGGAGCCATTCTTCGACCATAGACCGGCCGTGCTTCCCGATGATGATCAAGTCCGCTGAGAGTTCCTCCTCTTTGGCGAGAATCACGCGAGACGCGCCGCCGTACTGGACGGCATACGCTATCCGGAATGCGCCCTCGTCGGAATTGCGGATCAATTCCTTGATGTGTTTCACGGCTCCTTGTCGTTCCTCTTCCCCCGCGACGATGCCGGCGCGCTCGGCGCCATACCGGGCCTCCTCTGAGAAGTCGGTTGCCGCGATAATGGATTGAATCGACGCCACGCGCGATTGTCCTCCTTCGCTAGCGAGAGACGCAAGATGTGCCTGATCCCAAGAGTGAGCGCACGAGGCCGACTCTATTGGAGACGCGGATCGCGCCTTTCTCGATCTCGGTGAACGTCAAGACCTTCGCTCCGGCCAGCAACACCTTGAGCCATTCAAGCCAGGTCAAATCCGTCGAACCGCATACCTTCTGTAACGGGTCTGCATGGACATAGGCGAGCTACAACTGGGCGCAAGCGGCGATGACGATCGGACCGAAGCGATTGCCGAACAGCCCTTCTCGGTGCGGGCTGTTAACCATATTCTTGCCTGTGGTGGGAGCTCTATGAGTCTGCTCACCTTGCACTATGCACTGGCTGGCGGCCGCTCGTCATACCCTCAAAACGGGAACTGTCGTGGTGTATGTTGCACGCTGACCCAATGGTCCGTCGTGAACTCCTCAATAATCCAATCTCCGCCGAAGCGACCGAGTCCGCTGTTCTTCTCACCGCCGAAGGGACAATTCGGCAGATCGACGACCGGCTGGTCGTTCACATGCGTCATACCGGCCTTTACCTGCAGCGCGACCCGCACGCCGCGTCCGACATTCCTGGTGAACACCGCGCTCGACAGGCCGTATTCCGTATCGTTCGCCACCCGAATAGCCTCCGTTTCGCCGGTGACCTTCATGATGGACACCACCGGGCCGAACATCTCGTCCTGGGCGAGGCGCATCTGAGGCGTCACGTCGGCGAACACATGAGGGGGGAGCAGAAGGCCCTGAGGCTCACCGCCTGCCGTCAGCCGGGCCCCTTCCGAACGGGCGGTTGCAATGTGCCTGATCAATCCCTCGAACTGCGACTGATTGATGATCGGTCCGATCGCCGTGTCTGCGCTGTTAGGGTCTCCCACTTTGAGGCTACGTACACGAGCCGTGAAGCGCTCAACGAACTGGTCATAGATCGTGGCATCCACAATGATGCGGTTGGTGATCATGCAGATCTGCCCCTGGTGGATGAATTTGCCGAAGACG
It contains:
- a CDS encoding Na+/H+ antiporter subunit E, producing MNKVFPFPVLSLSLAACWLALVGISPPQLILALLLAVAIPHLTAPLLGELPGIRSIGTALRFAGLVAWDIVLANIAVARLVLGPVPSLRPGFVHVPLAVTHPHAIALFASVVSIVPGSLSIALSPDSRTLLLHVLHLEDEQYFVARIKERYERPIMDMLEC
- a CDS encoding NAD(P)-dependent oxidoreductase — protein: MKIVLIGASGFVGSAILKEALDRGHEVTAIVRDPEKLQPHAKLHSRKGDVYNVDGVARLVAGHDAVISAFNPGWGNADIYNLQVKGTQAIIDGVKRAGVKRLLFVGGAGSLEVKPGIQALDLPGFPAEYKQGALATREALNMLRQESGLDWSFLSPSADLSPGPRTGRFRLGKDQMLVDTNGTSRISTQDYAMAMIDEVERPTHVRQRFTVGY
- a CDS encoding Na+/H+ antiporter subunit G, whose protein sequence is MLDIIVSLLLLVGSFFILVGAIGLIRLPDFFMRLHGPTKATTLGVGGMLLAAIVHGVGRDFSLRELLITLFLFITAPVSAYLLGQAGLRRRVTSRVPLPGDSPGLSRERAPTSSR
- a CDS encoding K+/H+ antiporter subunit F, whose amino-acid sequence is MLTVALSIAFGSIALAIILCTLRLLRGPDPADRVLAFDTLYINTIALLIVLDIHQSTSVFFEAALLIAMIGFVATVALARYLARGNIGE
- a CDS encoding monovalent cation/H+ antiporter subunit A; the encoded protein is MTLPSIMLLPLLAAATLLAQRRGFTAAAWAAALPVAASLALLAGTVPEVLVGEEFLISQPWLPELGLNLSFRLDGLGLLFALLILGIGLLVILYARYYLAPEDRIGRLYALLMLFMTAMLGVVLSENVLLLVMFWELTSLVSFLLIGFWTHSPLARQGARMALAVTSAGGLALLAGVLLIGNIAGSFELTRWFSAGEGIRSHSSFNVALVLILVGVFTKSAQFPFHFWLPAAMAAPTPVSAYLHSATMVKAGVFLLARLYPLVGGNLVFEYVTTTVGLTTFLFGAYVAVFRHDLKGLLAYSTISHLGLITFLMGLDTPMSSVAAIFHIGNHATFKASLFMAAGIIDHECGTRDMRRLGGLWRYMPQTSVLAIVAASAMAGVPLFNGFLSKEMFFAEALDLEHLPLLGGMGPALVILGSMFSVAYSVRFIHDVFFDEPHDLPHTPGKPPRYMKVPAEVLAMVCIAVGVLPAYTVAPLVNVAARDVIGDALPVYEIALWHGFTLPLLMSVVALAGGAVVYWLLRRRYDLHLHVPVRYAGRLLFQHAYDGLIAVAGRLTSRMENGSLQRYLALTIAAVIGLGLWPFLQFGFEAVVVEATPVMPLALVLWGAAIAAALGTVWFHSERVVAVILAGVVGLAVSVAFAYFSAPDLALTQLAVEVVTTLVMLMALALLPQSTPAESKRRRKLRDAVLAVAAGTGVAALSWAVLTRGQESIAWYFLANSLPRGGGANVVNVLLVDFRGFDTFGEITVLSLAAMGAWIVTAGLRVERPVFTRPSEATGTMFAVAARLLMPFTILVAIYLFLRGHNRPGGGFLAGLVVAIALIMQYMGEGLQHTLTRIRIDFRILLGFGLLLAALTGFIGMFTGAPFLTSVAVHPHVPLLGEIPLASATAFDLGVFMTVLGTTLLTVTALGKARRKLSSTGEVL
- a CDS encoding Na+/H+ antiporter subunit C, producing MELMIASALGIVTACGLYLVLRGRTFPVVLGLSLLSYAVNLFILSMGRLTSGAPPILSPEAAGYADPIPQALVLTAIVISFGMTGFLMALAVRTWHQTGSDHVDGVEPEAVSRPAGKP
- a CDS encoding monovalent cation/H+ antiporter subunit D; the protein is MNHLLALQIVLPAFTAALLLVLQRAPVVLVRALSAAATLGLFAAAIAVLAQAEAGTPLVCQVGNWPAPFGIVLVADRLSAFMLLLTALLALSVLLYSAQAWDARGQYFHPLFLFQLMGLNGAFLAGDLFNLFVFFEILLIASYCLSLQGLIAERLRATLHYAAINIAASSVFLIAVGLLYGVTGTLNLAHLAERMAQMRTEDVALARTAGLLLLGVFSIKAALFPLYFWLPAVYSNAPAPVAALFSIMTKVGVYAIIRITTLVYGAWAGVVMELTSPWLLPCALITLALGALGAFGAGRLATLTAYLTIASVGTILTAVAIGGVAAFSAGLYYLAHSTIVIALLFLVGDLIGRGRGDMTDQIHPGPQIRRAAALGLAFLFAGATVAGVPPLSGFLGKVMVLQSAKDAIAIVPIWMVIMVTSVLMLVGCARAGSIVLWNVTEPLPVGPVHAPRVGEWMALGALAACSLLLVLFAAPIKQYTDETAAQLLSPASYVDAVLGPQRDALVRSHTTGGPR
- a CDS encoding universal stress protein, which encodes MESASCAHSWDQAHLASLASEGGQSRVASIQSIIAATDFSEEARYGAERAGIVAGEEERQGAVKHIKELIRNSDEGAFRIAYAVQYGGASRVILAKEEELSADLIIIGKHGRSMVEEWLLGSVMRHVLADSKCDVLVVHERALR